One Lycium barbarum isolate Lr01 chromosome 5, ASM1917538v2, whole genome shotgun sequence genomic window carries:
- the LOC132639700 gene encoding uncharacterized protein LOC132639700, with translation MGGTDVPIGPVMKRTKISITREKRIRNDDPDGPITFDDEDIEGIAQPHNDALVISVLVNKFRIKRVLIDPGSSANIIRWRVIEHLGLLDQIVSAIRVLNGFNMACETTKGEITIPIRMAGATQQTKFYVTERDRGYNALLGRPWIHLVRAVPSTIHQVLKFLTSEGIKTVRGEQQAAKEMFTVEESAKTIKAPDQSEGKNAK, from the coding sequence ATGGGAGGAACTGACGTTCCCATTGGACCGGTTATGAAGCGCACAAAAATTTCCATAACGAGAGAAAAACGTATCCGAAACGATGACCCCGATGGCCCCATCACGTTCGATGACGAGGACATAGAAGGCATCGCCCAACCGCATAATGATGCACTGGTAATATCTGTCCTTGTCAATAAGTTTAGAATTAAACGTGtgctgattgacccaggtagctcggctaatatcatccgatggagagtcatcGAACACCTGGGACTACTAGATCAAATCGTGTCGGCTATACGGGTCCTCAATGGATTCAACATGGCATGCGAAACGACGAAGGGTGAGATCACTATACCGATCCGTATGGCAGGAGCGACGCAGCAGACGAAATTTTATGTGACAGAGAGAGATAGGGGATACAATGCATTGCTGGGCAGACCGTGGATTCACCTCGTAAGAGCGGTTCCTTCGACTATACATCAGGTATTGAAATTTCTGACTTCAGAAGGTATCAAAACCGTACGTGGTGAACAACAGGCCGCAAAAGAAATGTTCACGGTTGAAGAATCTGCTAAGACTATAAAAGCGCCAGATCAGAGTGAAGGGAAGaatgccaaatag